A genomic segment from Bradyrhizobium sp. CB1015 encodes:
- the trpA gene encoding tryptophan synthase subunit alpha, which translates to MTTRIDTRFAELKSQGRAAFVTYVMAGDPDPATSLEIVKALPKSGADVIELGIPFTDPMADGPSIQAAGLRALKVGMTLKKTLELVRDFRKDDNVTPLVLMGYYNPIYIYGVDKFLADAKTAGVDGLIIVDLPPEEDDELCIPALKAGLNFIRLATPTTDDKRLPAVLANTSGFVYYVSIAGITGAAAADANAVGEAVARIKRHTKLPICVGFGIRTPEAARAIAEKADGSVVGTALVDALKNSLDAEGRATAKTVNAVAELTAALAQGVKGAQQAAE; encoded by the coding sequence GTGACCACACGCATCGATACCCGTTTTGCCGAGCTGAAAAGCCAAGGCCGCGCGGCCTTTGTCACCTATGTGATGGCCGGCGATCCCGATCCCGCGACCTCGCTCGAGATCGTCAAGGCACTGCCGAAGTCCGGCGCCGACGTCATCGAACTCGGCATTCCCTTCACCGATCCGATGGCGGATGGTCCTTCGATTCAGGCTGCAGGCCTGCGTGCGCTCAAGGTCGGCATGACCTTGAAGAAGACGCTGGAGCTGGTGCGCGACTTCCGCAAGGACGACAATGTCACGCCGCTGGTGCTGATGGGCTATTACAATCCGATCTACATCTACGGCGTCGACAAGTTTTTGGCTGACGCCAAGACGGCCGGCGTCGACGGCCTGATCATCGTCGATCTGCCGCCCGAGGAAGACGACGAGCTCTGCATTCCCGCCCTGAAGGCGGGCCTGAACTTCATTCGCCTGGCGACCCCGACCACCGACGACAAACGCCTGCCCGCGGTGCTCGCGAACACATCAGGCTTCGTCTATTACGTCTCGATCGCCGGCATCACCGGTGCTGCGGCGGCGGACGCCAATGCCGTCGGCGAAGCTGTCGCCCGCATCAAGCGGCATACCAAGCTGCCGATCTGCGTCGGTTTCGGCATCCGCACGCCGGAGGCGGCGCGCGCCATTGCCGAGAAGGCCGATGGCTCGGTGGTCGGCACCGCGCTGGTCGACGCGCTCAAGAACAGCCTCGATGCCGAGGGGCGAGCGACCGCCAAAACCGTTAACGCCGTCGCCGAATTGACGGCTGCCCTGGCCCAGGGCGTCAAGGGCGCACAGCAGGCGGCGGAATAG
- the trpB gene encoding tryptophan synthase subunit beta, producing MNIAKPNSYRSGPDERGHFGIFGGRFVAETLMPLILDLEKAYTAAKADPSFQAEMNGYLKNYVGRPSPLYFAERLTEHLGGAKIYLKREELNHTGSHKVNNVLGQIMLARRMGKKRIIAETGAGQHGVATATLCARFGLECVVYMGAVDVERQQPNVIRMEMLGAKVMPVQSGTRTLKDAMNEALRDWVTNVHNTFYCIGTVAGPHPYPTLVRDFQSVIGNETKAQMQEIEGRLPDSLVACIGGGSNAMGLFHPFLDDPTVEIFGVEAAGHGLTQLHAASIAGGRPGVLHGNRTYLLMDADGQIQDAHSISAGLDYPGIGPEHSWLHEVGRVNYLSATDDEALAAFQLLSKLEGIIPALEPAHAIAKVMELAPKRPRDHLMVVNLSGRGDKDVPQVGDILRGKK from the coding sequence ATGAACATCGCCAAGCCAAACTCCTACCGCAGCGGCCCCGACGAGCGCGGTCATTTCGGCATTTTCGGCGGACGCTTCGTCGCCGAAACGCTGATGCCGCTGATCCTGGACCTGGAGAAGGCCTACACCGCGGCCAAGGCCGATCCGTCGTTTCAGGCCGAGATGAACGGTTATCTCAAGAACTATGTCGGCCGGCCCTCGCCGCTCTATTTCGCCGAGCGCCTGACCGAACATCTCGGCGGCGCCAAGATCTACCTCAAGCGAGAAGAGCTCAACCACACCGGCTCGCACAAGGTGAACAATGTGCTCGGCCAGATCATGCTGGCACGACGCATGGGCAAGAAGCGCATCATCGCCGAGACCGGCGCGGGCCAGCATGGCGTCGCCACCGCTACGCTGTGCGCGCGCTTTGGCCTCGAATGCGTGGTCTATATGGGCGCCGTCGACGTCGAGCGGCAGCAGCCCAACGTCATCCGCATGGAGATGCTGGGCGCGAAGGTGATGCCGGTGCAGTCGGGCACGCGCACGCTGAAGGACGCCATGAACGAGGCGCTGCGCGACTGGGTCACCAACGTGCACAACACGTTCTATTGCATCGGCACGGTAGCGGGCCCGCATCCCTATCCGACCTTGGTGCGCGATTTCCAGTCGGTCATCGGCAACGAGACCAAGGCGCAGATGCAGGAGATCGAGGGACGCCTGCCGGATTCGCTGGTCGCCTGCATCGGCGGCGGCTCCAACGCGATGGGCCTGTTCCATCCGTTCCTCGACGATCCCACGGTCGAGATCTTCGGCGTCGAAGCTGCCGGCCATGGCCTCACACAGCTGCATGCCGCCTCGATCGCGGGCGGCCGTCCCGGCGTTCTCCACGGCAACCGCACCTATCTCTTGATGGATGCGGACGGCCAGATCCAGGACGCGCATTCGATCTCGGCCGGCCTCGATTATCCCGGCATCGGCCCCGAGCATTCCTGGCTGCACGAGGTCGGCCGCGTGAATTATCTCTCCGCGACCGATGACGAGGCGCTCGCCGCGTTCCAGCTGCTGTCAAAGCTCGAAGGCATCATCCCCGCGCTCGAGCCGGCGCATGCCATCGCCAAGGTGATGGAGCTCGCGCCGAAGCGGCCGAGGGACCACCTGATGGTCGTCAACCTCTCCGGCCGCGGCGACAAGGACGTCCCGCAGGTCGGCGATATCCTGAGGGGTAAGAAGTGA
- a CDS encoding phosphoribosylanthranilate isomerase: MSLLVKICGLSTRETLETALDAGADMVGFVFFPPSPRHLSLELGRDLGRQVQRRALKVALTVDADDATLDNIMDALSPDIFQLHGKESVARLRDIKQRFGRPVMKAVPVAAAADLAVLPGYAAVADRILFDARAPKDATRPGGLGEPFDWHLLENLDLKLPYMVSGGLHADNLTEALRVTRAGGVDVSSGVESAPGVKDPEMIKAFIRAARASKDASQELSVR, encoded by the coding sequence ATGTCCCTGCTCGTCAAGATCTGCGGCCTGTCCACGCGCGAGACGCTCGAAACGGCGCTCGACGCTGGCGCCGACATGGTGGGGTTCGTGTTCTTCCCGCCGTCGCCCCGGCACCTGTCCCTGGAGCTCGGCCGTGATCTCGGCCGTCAGGTGCAGCGGCGCGCGCTCAAGGTGGCGCTCACGGTCGATGCCGATGACGCGACGCTCGACAACATCATGGACGCGCTGTCGCCGGACATTTTCCAGCTCCACGGCAAGGAGAGCGTCGCGCGGCTGCGCGACATCAAGCAGCGCTTCGGCCGCCCGGTGATGAAGGCGGTGCCGGTCGCGGCGGCAGCCGATCTCGCGGTCCTGCCCGGCTATGCCGCGGTCGCCGACCGCATCCTGTTCGACGCGCGCGCGCCGAAGGATGCGACGCGGCCCGGCGGTCTCGGGGAACCCTTCGACTGGCACCTGCTCGAAAACCTCGATCTGAAATTGCCCTACATGGTCTCGGGCGGGCTGCACGCCGACAATCTCACTGAGGCCCTTCGGGTCACCCGCGCCGGCGGCGTCGACGTGTCCTCCGGTGTCGAGAGCGCCCCCGGCGTCAAGGACCCCGAGATGATCAAGGCCTTCATCCGCGCCGCGCGCGCCAGCAAAGATGCAAGTCAAGAGTTGAGCGTCCGATGA
- a CDS encoding lipopolysaccharide assembly protein LapA domain-containing protein, producing MRKFLTALIVIPLGLILVAFAVANRHFITVSFDPFISDDPSLSITLPLFLLLILVAVLGVVAGGSAVWFGQRRWRRAARRNDAEARAARAELADLRAQATAAKPESRRLPVPSGMGLYGPVGRDKQRATL from the coding sequence ATGCGAAAGTTCCTGACCGCGCTGATCGTGATTCCGCTGGGCCTGATCCTGGTGGCGTTCGCCGTCGCGAACCGGCATTTCATCACGGTCTCCTTCGACCCCTTCATTTCCGACGACCCGTCGCTGTCGATCACCCTGCCGCTGTTCCTGCTGCTGATCCTGGTGGCGGTCCTGGGCGTCGTCGCGGGCGGCTCCGCCGTCTGGTTCGGCCAGCGGCGCTGGCGGCGCGCGGCGCGCCGGAATGACGCGGAGGCCCGGGCCGCCAGGGCCGAACTGGCCGATCTGCGGGCCCAGGCAACCGCAGCGAAGCCGGAGTCCCGGCGGCTTCCCGTTCCCTCCGGGATGGGCCTGTACGGGCCTGTCGGGCGAGACAAGCAGCGCGCGACGTTGTAG
- a CDS encoding integration host factor subunit beta — protein sequence MIKSELVQRIAEHNPHLYQRDVENIVNAILEEIVAALARGDRVELRGFGAFSVKHRPARAGRNPRTGAHVPVDQKSVPFFKTGKEMRERLNRDHPDPGGAD from the coding sequence ATGATCAAATCCGAACTTGTTCAGCGTATCGCCGAGCACAACCCGCATCTGTACCAGCGGGATGTCGAGAACATTGTGAATGCGATTCTCGAAGAGATCGTAGCGGCGCTTGCACGCGGTGATCGCGTCGAGCTGCGCGGCTTCGGTGCCTTCTCGGTCAAGCATCGCCCTGCGCGCGCAGGGCGCAATCCACGCACCGGCGCCCATGTGCCCGTCGATCAGAAGAGCGTTCCGTTCTTCAAGACCGGCAAGGAAATGCGCGAGCGGCTGAACCGCGACCATCCGGATCCCGGCGGCGCAGACTAG
- the sppA gene encoding signal peptide peptidase SppA, with product MSLDSDIIVDRRRIRRKLTFWRVMAALIAIAAIASFALIATPGARGTFASAGSIARVHIEGLIRSDSDRTQALERLENSQAAAVIVHINSPGGTTAGSEQLYDSLVRLKAKKPLVVVVEGLAASGGYITAIASDHIVAQQSSLVGSIGVLFQYPNVTELLKTIGVKVEEVKSSPLKAAPNGFEPTSPEARAALDALVKDSYAWFKGMVKERRGMDDTQLEKVADGRVFTGRQAMDLKLIDQIGDEKTAVTWLVEQKGVKKGLPVRDYKLQPRFGDLPFLKTAAALTLEALGLGSIAHQIGQTGVAQAVDRLGMDGMLALWQPAASN from the coding sequence ATGTCGCTCGATTCGGACATCATCGTCGATCGCCGCAGGATTCGCCGCAAGCTGACGTTCTGGCGCGTGATGGCGGCGCTGATCGCGATCGCGGCGATTGCAAGCTTCGCGCTGATTGCGACACCCGGTGCACGCGGCACCTTCGCATCGGCCGGTTCGATCGCGCGCGTCCATATCGAGGGATTGATCCGCAGCGATTCCGATCGCACGCAGGCGCTGGAGCGGCTCGAGAATTCGCAGGCCGCCGCCGTCATCGTTCACATCAACTCGCCCGGCGGCACCACCGCCGGCTCCGAGCAGCTCTATGACTCGCTCGTTCGTCTCAAGGCGAAAAAGCCGCTGGTCGTGGTGGTGGAGGGCCTCGCTGCCTCCGGAGGCTACATCACGGCGATTGCAAGCGACCACATCGTCGCCCAACAGAGCTCCCTGGTCGGGTCGATCGGCGTGCTGTTCCAGTACCCCAACGTCACCGAGCTCCTGAAGACCATCGGCGTCAAGGTCGAGGAGGTGAAGTCCTCGCCGCTGAAGGCCGCGCCCAATGGTTTTGAGCCGACCAGTCCCGAGGCGCGCGCCGCGCTCGATGCGCTGGTGAAGGATTCCTATGCCTGGTTCAAGGGGATGGTGAAGGAGCGGCGTGGCATGGATGACACGCAGCTCGAAAAAGTCGCCGATGGCCGCGTCTTCACCGGGCGCCAGGCGATGGATCTCAAGCTGATCGACCAGATCGGCGACGAGAAGACGGCCGTGACCTGGCTCGTCGAGCAGAAGGGCGTCAAGAAGGGGCTACCCGTGCGCGATTACAAGCTCCAGCCACGCTTCGGCGACCTGCCGTTCCTGAAGACCGCGGCCGCATTGACGCTGGAAGCGCTCGGTTTGGGCTCGATCGCGCACCAGATCGGGCAAACCGGCGTCGCGCAGGCCGTGGATCGGCTCGGAATGGATGGAATGCTGGCCTTGTGGCAGCCGGCTGCGTCCAACTGA
- the ltrA gene encoding group II intron reverse transcriptase/maturase produces the protein MRQKNQVKLNLGTGTKGEAPNAAARETVARAAATALERPADEGPSMEAVVGRENLKKALAQVTRNKGAAGVDGMTVGELPGYLKEHWPTIRAQLLEGTYKPQSVRRVEIPKASGGLRLLGIPTVLDRFIQQAAMQVLQADWDETFSETSFGFRPGRSAHQAVERAQAYIASGHAVVVDIDLEKFFDRVNHDILMGLIARRVADKRLLKLIRGFLTTGAMEGGLVSPTEEGTPQGGPLSPLLSNLMLDVLDKELEKRGHRFVRYADDCNIYVRSRKAGERVLAGIERFLEKRLKLKVNKAKSAVAKPSVRKFLGFSFTGEKEPRRRIAPQVLARFKAKVRGLTRRTCGRSLAQIAKELSRYLIGWRGYFGFCQTPSVLRTLDEWLRRRLRAIAWKQWKRGDTRFAELRRRGVGRELAAQTAGSPHGPWRLANSPALTIAMPIAFFGTLGLASVAAQRPA, from the coding sequence ATGCGGCAGAAGAATCAGGTCAAGCTGAACTTGGGCACCGGAACGAAGGGTGAAGCCCCGAACGCCGCCGCCCGAGAGACCGTAGCGCGCGCGGCGGCCACCGCCCTCGAACGCCCGGCGGACGAAGGGCCGTCGATGGAAGCAGTTGTTGGGCGTGAGAATCTGAAGAAAGCGTTGGCGCAAGTGACGCGCAACAAGGGCGCGGCGGGCGTCGACGGGATGACCGTCGGCGAGCTGCCGGGCTACCTGAAAGAGCATTGGCCCACGATCCGGGCCCAGTTGCTTGAGGGCACCTACAAACCGCAGTCGGTGCGGCGGGTGGAGATACCGAAGGCGTCGGGCGGCCTACGGCTGCTTGGCATCCCGACGGTGCTCGACCGCTTCATCCAGCAGGCGGCGATGCAGGTGCTACAGGCGGATTGGGATGAGACGTTCTCCGAGACCAGCTTCGGCTTCCGGCCGGGGCGCTCGGCGCATCAGGCGGTGGAGCGGGCGCAGGCGTATATTGCGTCCGGACATGCCGTCGTCGTGGACATCGACCTGGAGAAGTTCTTCGACCGGGTCAACCACGACATCCTGATGGGGCTCATTGCCAGGCGGGTGGCTGACAAGCGCCTCCTCAAGTTGATCCGTGGCTTCTTGACCACGGGTGCGATGGAGGGAGGACTGGTCAGCCCGACGGAGGAGGGCACGCCGCAAGGCGGTCCGCTCTCGCCGCTATTGTCGAACCTGATGCTGGATGTGCTGGACAAGGAATTGGAGAAGCGCGGCCATCGCTTCGTGCGCTATGCCGACGACTGCAACATCTATGTGCGCAGTCGGAAGGCGGGTGAGCGGGTGCTGGCGGGCATCGAACGGTTCCTCGAAAAGCGCCTCAAGCTCAAGGTCAACAAAGCCAAGAGCGCGGTCGCCAAACCGAGCGTTCGCAAGTTCCTGGGCTTCAGCTTTACCGGCGAAAAAGAACCGCGCCGGCGCATCGCGCCGCAGGTACTCGCCCGCTTCAAGGCGAAGGTCCGAGGACTGACGCGACGCACCTGCGGCCGAAGCCTCGCGCAGATTGCCAAGGAGCTGTCGCGCTATCTGATCGGATGGCGCGGCTACTTCGGCTTCTGCCAAACCCCGTCGGTATTGCGCACACTTGACGAATGGCTCAGGCGGCGGTTGCGCGCCATCGCCTGGAAACAATGGAAGCGCGGTGACACTCGTTTTGCCGAGTTGCGACGTCGCGGCGTCGGCCGGGAGCTGGCGGCACAAACCGCCGGCAGCCCGCATGGCCCTTGGCGGCTCGCCAACAGTCCTGCGCTCACCATCGCCATGCCAATCGCGTTCTTCGGCACACTCGGCTTGGCTTCCGTCGCGGCACAGCGGCCCGCATAA
- the rpsA gene encoding 30S ribosomal protein S1: protein MASTSADTYSPSRDDFAAMLDESFAGGNLQESSVVKGKVVAIEKDMAVIDVGLKTEGRVALREFSGPGRESDLKVGDEVEVFLDRIENALGEAVLSRDKARREESWGKLEKAFQNNEKVNGVIFNQVKGGFTVDLDGAVAFLPRSQVDIRPIRDVAPLMNNSQPFQILKMDRRRGNIVVSRRTVLEETRAEQRQELVQNLEEGQVIDGVVKNITDYGAFVDLGGIDGLLHVTDIAWRRVNHPTEVLSIGQTVKVKIIKINHETHRISLGMKQLLDDPWQGIEAKYPLGARFTGRVTNITDYGAFVELEPGIEGLIHVSEMSWTKKNMHPGKIVSTSQEVDVQVLEVDSVKRRISLGLKQTMRNPWEVFVEKHPTGSVVEGEVKNKTEFGLFLGLEGDVDGMVHLSDLDWKLPGEQVIDNYKKGDMVKAVVLDVDVEKERISLGIKQLEGDPFAEPGDVKKGAVVTCEVLEVKESGIEVKIAGTDFTTFIKRSELARDRNDQRAERFAVGEKVDARVIQFDKKARKVQVSIKALEVAEEKEAIAQYGSSDSGATLGDILGTALKNRDSK, encoded by the coding sequence ATGGCTTCGACTTCTGCTGATACCTACAGCCCGTCGCGCGACGATTTCGCCGCGATGCTCGACGAGTCCTTCGCGGGCGGCAACCTGCAGGAAAGCTCCGTCGTCAAGGGCAAGGTGGTTGCAATTGAAAAGGACATGGCCGTCATCGACGTCGGCCTGAAGACCGAGGGCCGCGTTGCCCTTCGCGAATTTTCCGGCCCCGGCCGTGAGAGCGACCTCAAGGTCGGGGACGAGGTTGAAGTGTTCCTCGATCGCATCGAAAACGCCCTCGGCGAAGCCGTGCTGTCGCGCGACAAGGCGCGCCGCGAAGAGAGCTGGGGCAAGCTGGAGAAGGCCTTCCAGAACAACGAGAAGGTCAACGGCGTCATCTTCAACCAGGTCAAGGGCGGCTTCACCGTCGACCTCGACGGTGCCGTGGCCTTCCTGCCGCGCTCGCAGGTCGACATCCGCCCGATCCGCGACGTTGCGCCGCTGATGAACAACTCGCAGCCGTTCCAGATCCTGAAGATGGACCGCCGCCGCGGCAACATCGTCGTGTCGCGCCGCACGGTGCTGGAAGAGACCCGCGCCGAGCAGCGCCAGGAGCTGGTGCAGAACCTCGAAGAGGGTCAGGTCATCGACGGCGTGGTCAAGAACATCACCGACTACGGTGCGTTCGTTGACCTCGGCGGCATCGACGGCCTCTTGCACGTCACCGACATCGCATGGCGCCGCGTCAACCACCCGACCGAGGTGCTCTCGATCGGCCAGACCGTGAAAGTCAAGATCATCAAGATCAACCACGAGACGCACCGCATCTCGCTGGGCATGAAGCAGCTGCTGGACGATCCGTGGCAGGGCATCGAAGCCAAGTACCCGCTGGGTGCCCGCTTCACCGGCCGCGTCACCAACATCACCGATTACGGTGCGTTCGTCGAGCTCGAGCCGGGTATCGAAGGCCTGATCCACGTCTCCGAGATGTCGTGGACCAAGAAGAACATGCACCCCGGCAAGATCGTGTCGACCTCGCAGGAAGTCGACGTGCAGGTGCTGGAAGTGGATTCCGTCAAGCGCCGCATCTCGCTCGGCCTCAAGCAGACCATGCGCAACCCCTGGGAGGTCTTCGTCGAGAAGCACCCGACCGGTTCGGTGGTCGAAGGCGAGGTCAAGAACAAGACCGAGTTCGGTCTGTTCCTGGGCCTCGAGGGCGACGTCGACGGCATGGTCCACCTCTCCGATCTCGACTGGAAGCTTCCGGGCGAGCAGGTGATCGACAACTACAAGAAGGGCGACATGGTGAAGGCCGTGGTGCTCGATGTGGACGTCGAGAAGGAGCGCATCTCGCTCGGCATCAAGCAGCTCGAAGGCGACCCCTTCGCCGAGCCGGGCGATGTCAAGAAGGGCGCGGTCGTGACCTGCGAGGTGCTGGAAGTGAAGGAGAGCGGTATCGAGGTGAAGATCGCCGGTACCGACTTCACCACCTTCATCAAGCGCTCCGAGCTCGCCCGTGACCGCAACGATCAGCGCGCCGAACGCTTCGCCGTCGGCGAGAAGGTCGATGCCCGCGTGATCCAGTTCGACAAGAAGGCCCGCAAGGTCCAGGTGTCGATCAAGGCGCTCGAAGTCGCCGAAGAAAAAGAAGCCATCGCGCAGTACGGCTCCTCGGATTCGGGTGCGACGCTCGGCGACATCCTCGGCACCGCGCTCAAGAACCGCGACAGCAAGTAA
- the cmk gene encoding (d)CMP kinase encodes MIIAIDGPAASGKGTLGKRLAHHYGYRHLDTGVIYRAVAYALMQSGHDLNDEAAAVQAALELDPEKFGNPALKTQKAGEGASIVSAIPRVREVLVNFQRQFAADPPGAVLDGRDIGTVICPHADVKIFVVADPKVRARRRTMEARARGEDADEAAVLADILQRDERDKNRPIAPLKPAPDAYLLDNSQLDIEGGVRAAIDIIEAVRAGRSRV; translated from the coding sequence ATGATCATCGCCATCGACGGGCCCGCGGCTTCGGGCAAGGGGACGCTTGGCAAGCGTCTCGCCCACCATTACGGCTATCGTCATCTCGATACCGGCGTGATCTATCGCGCGGTCGCCTATGCCCTGATGCAGTCAGGGCACGATCTCAACGACGAGGCGGCTGCCGTGCAGGCCGCGTTGGAGCTCGATCCCGAAAAGTTCGGCAATCCTGCGCTGAAGACCCAGAAGGCCGGCGAGGGCGCCTCGATCGTCTCGGCTATCCCTCGGGTTCGCGAGGTTCTGGTCAATTTCCAGCGTCAATTCGCCGCCGATCCGCCCGGCGCCGTGCTCGACGGCCGGGATATTGGAACCGTGATCTGCCCCCACGCCGACGTGAAGATCTTCGTGGTCGCAGACCCCAAGGTCCGCGCCCGCCGCCGCACCATGGAAGCCAGGGCGCGGGGCGAGGATGCGGACGAGGCGGCCGTGCTCGCCGACATCCTCCAGCGCGACGAACGCGACAAGAACCGGCCGATTGCGCCTTTAAAACCGGCCCCGGATGCTTACTTGCTAGATAACTCCCAACTGGATATAGAAGGCGGCGTCCGGGCCGCCATCGACATTATCGAGGCTGTCCGAGCGGGCCGGTCGCGGGTTTAA
- the aroA gene encoding 3-phosphoshikimate 1-carboxyvinyltransferase, with the protein MTHSDQPRPLQSRASGPLTGKVRVPGDKSISHRALILGALAVGETRISGLLEGEDVLNTAKSMRALGARVERTGDFAWTVNGVGVGGFAQPKAPLDFGNSGTGCRLVMGAVAGCPISAVFDGDASLRSRPMRRILDPLEKMGAKVTTGGEGGRLPLTLQGARDPLPITYKTPVASAQIKSAVLLAGLAAPGTTTVIETEASRDHTELMLRHFGADITSVQEGRHGRRVTLVGQPELHGANVVVPADPSSAAFPIVAALIVEGSDVVLSDVMTNPLRTGLFTTLREMGASVEESEVRGDAGEPMAQLRVRASKLRGVEVPPERAPSMIDEYLVLAVAASFAEGTTIMRGLQELRVKESDRLEATAAMLRVNGVKVEVAGDDLIVEGRGHVPGGGTVATHMDHRIAMSALVMGCASDQPVTVDDTAFIATSFPDFTPMMRSLGAEFS; encoded by the coding sequence TTGACCCATTCCGACCAACCGAGGCCGCTCCAGTCTCGCGCCAGCGGTCCCCTGACCGGGAAAGTACGGGTGCCCGGCGACAAGTCGATCTCCCACCGCGCCCTGATTTTGGGCGCGCTCGCGGTCGGCGAGACCAGGATTTCGGGCCTGCTCGAGGGCGAGGACGTCCTCAACACCGCCAAATCGATGCGGGCGCTGGGCGCCAGGGTCGAGCGCACCGGCGATTTCGCCTGGACGGTCAACGGCGTCGGGGTCGGAGGTTTCGCCCAGCCCAAGGCGCCGCTTGATTTCGGGAATTCCGGCACCGGCTGCCGGCTGGTCATGGGCGCCGTCGCCGGTTGCCCGATTTCGGCGGTATTCGATGGCGACGCCTCGCTGCGCAGCCGCCCCATGCGCCGGATCCTCGATCCGCTGGAAAAGATGGGTGCCAAGGTCACCACGGGCGGCGAGGGCGGGCGCCTGCCGTTGACCCTCCAGGGCGCGCGCGACCCCCTGCCGATCACCTACAAGACCCCGGTCGCCTCGGCCCAGATCAAATCGGCCGTGCTGCTGGCGGGCCTCGCTGCACCCGGCACCACCACGGTGATCGAGACCGAGGCCAGCCGCGACCACACCGAGCTGATGCTGAGGCATTTCGGGGCCGACATCACCTCGGTCCAGGAAGGCCGGCACGGCCGCCGCGTCACGCTGGTCGGCCAGCCCGAGCTGCATGGCGCCAATGTCGTGGTGCCCGCCGATCCCTCGTCGGCCGCCTTCCCGATCGTCGCGGCACTGATCGTCGAAGGCTCCGATGTCGTGCTGTCCGACGTCATGACCAATCCGCTGCGCACCGGCCTGTTCACCACGCTGCGCGAAATGGGCGCGTCCGTCGAGGAGAGCGAAGTGCGGGGCGATGCCGGCGAGCCGATGGCGCAATTGCGCGTGCGCGCCTCGAAGCTGCGCGGCGTCGAGGTGCCGCCGGAGCGCGCGCCGTCGATGATCGACGAATATCTGGTGCTGGCGGTTGCGGCGTCGTTCGCCGAAGGCACCACGATCATGCGCGGCCTGCAGGAGCTGCGCGTCAAGGAATCCGACCGGCTTGAAGCCACCGCCGCCATGCTCCGCGTCAACGGCGTCAAGGTCGAGGTGGCTGGCGACGATCTGATCGTCGAGGGCCGCGGCCACGTCCCCGGCGGCGGCACTGTCGCCACCCACATGGACCACCGCATCGCGATGTCCGCGCTGGTGATGGGCTGCGCCTCCGATCAGCCCGTGACCGTCGACGACACCGCCTTCATCGCCACCAGCTTTCCGGATTTCACTCCGATGATGCGTTCGTTAGGGGCCGAGTTTTCATGA
- a CDS encoding TIGR02300 family protein — MAKSELGTKRICPTTGKKFYDLNKNPVISPYTGEVVPIAPVAPARAPRGAEARNMAQDNAPEPAEAEELVSLEEADAEENTGKVKAIVPESEDDIEVDETLDDDDDDDSTFIADEEEGDEDVTDIIGDVGGDEET, encoded by the coding sequence GTGGCCAAGTCCGAACTCGGAACCAAACGTATTTGCCCGACCACGGGCAAGAAATTCTATGACCTCAACAAGAATCCGGTGATCTCGCCCTATACCGGCGAGGTGGTGCCGATCGCCCCGGTCGCTCCTGCGCGCGCCCCTCGTGGGGCCGAGGCCCGCAACATGGCCCAGGACAACGCGCCGGAGCCGGCAGAGGCCGAGGAATTGGTCTCGCTCGAGGAGGCCGATGCCGAGGAGAACACCGGCAAGGTGAAGGCCATCGTGCCCGAATCGGAGGACGATATCGAGGTCGACGAGACCCTCGACGACGATGATGACGACGATTCGACCTTCATTGCCGACGAGGAAGAGGGCGATGAGGACGTGACCGACATCATTGGTGATGTCGGAGGTGATGAAGAGACTTGA
- a CDS encoding MarR family winged helix-turn-helix transcriptional regulator yields MARKSTAVDPLRLDNQICFAVYSATHAFNRVYKPLLDRLGLTYPQYLVMLVLWERDDVPVKEIGERLFLDSGTLTPLLKRLEAAHLVKRTRSREDERQVLIALTPQGHALKEKARSVPQSILAASDCSVSELVAMKDEIVALRDRLNAVIGE; encoded by the coding sequence ATGGCCCGGAAATCAACGGCGGTCGACCCGCTTCGCCTCGACAACCAGATCTGCTTTGCGGTCTATTCCGCCACGCACGCCTTCAACCGCGTCTACAAGCCGCTGCTCGACCGGCTCGGCCTGACCTATCCGCAATATCTGGTCATGCTGGTGCTATGGGAGCGCGACGACGTGCCGGTGAAGGAGATCGGCGAGAGGCTGTTCCTGGACTCAGGCACGCTGACGCCGCTGCTCAAGCGGCTCGAGGCCGCCCATCTCGTCAAGCGCACCCGCTCGCGCGAGGACGAACGTCAGGTCCTGATCGCCCTGACGCCGCAGGGCCATGCGCTGAAGGAGAAGGCGCGCAGCGTGCCGCAATCGATCCTGGCGGCGTCGGACTGCTCGGTGTCCGAGCTGGTCGCGATGAAGGACGAGATCGTCGCGCTGAGGGATCGGCTGAATGCGGTGATCGGGGAGTAG